The nucleotide sequence CACCATATCCGGAATTCTGCTGAGATTTGCAAGAAAATTCCGGTTTGAAAGTAACACACCTTTCGGAGTGCCAGTGGTCCCTGATGTGTATATCAGGGTAAACGGGTCATCTATCTTATGTTTATCCGCAAGAGAAATAAACTCTTCAATCTCATTATAAGTTATTTCTCTGTCTTTCTTAATGATTTCATTGTAGGCATATATTTTATTGAAGAAACGGTGCTCACTATTGCCCTCCATCACAAAAATGTTTTTCATCTTTTTTGCAATGGAATCACTCAGGGTATTTTTCATTAAGCCGGGGGTCTCAAAAACAATAAAATCACTTTCTGAATGATTGATAATGAACTCAAATTCGTCTCCGGGTGTATCACTGCCCCTGGGGACACTCACTGCACCTATTGCAACCAGAGCCAGATCGGTAACAATCCAGCTGTACCGGTTATCCGAAATGATAGACACTTTTGAGTTTTTTGTAACCTTTTTATCCATAAAAGCGTTTGCAAGCAGAAGCACATCTTCAAAAAGCTTATTATAGGTTACGTCGAATTCGACCCCATTGACCCTATAGACAAAAGCGGTTTTATCGGGATATTGTCTCCAGGTATTGATAAATAGCTGAAATATATTATCATACGATTGCAATTTATTCATAAAGCTCCTTTACTTTACAGTGGTTTTTACAATATAGTAAAAATAATTACTAACACAAGGAAAAGCTGCTAAAAGGATGATGGTAAAACGATTAATGAAAGAGATTTGAATAATGTGTTTTTCCAGGTTTTTGGAAGTGGGACTTTATTGGTGAAATAGTGCGCTGGAGAGGTGGAAAATTAGGGAAAGAAAACAAGGAGAATATAAATTGAAAAATATTAATTACGGCGACAGAGTGATCCTGATTGATCATAAAAGCAGGAGACACATGGTAAAACTTAAGGAAACGGGGCGTTTTTCCAGTCAGTACGGGTTTATTGACCATAATGATATCATAGAAGCGGGCGATGGAGGTACTGCAAAGACCAACAAAAATTTCAGATATCGCATATTCAGCACCACCTATACAGACTATGTAATGAATCTGAAAAGAAAAGCCCAGATTATATATCCCAAAGATACAGCCCAAATGCTGATGGAAGCTGATATCTATCCCGGCCTTCACGTATTGGAGTCGGGAATCGGGCAGGGTGCTCTCTCGATGGCGTTGTTAAGGGCGCTCAGCAACCAGGGCAAACTTATAACATATGAAATCAGAGAAGATTTCGCCGAACAGTCAAAAAAATTTATTGATGATTTCTGCAATGATTTCACCGAGATACATGAAATAAAATTAGGCAACATTTACGAAGGTTTTGAGGGAACTTATGACAGGATTCTATTAGATGTGCCGGAGCCATGGCATGTTATAGAGCATACAGAGAACGGTCTTGTTAACGGCGGTTTAATCGTTGTCTATATCCCGACTATTCTGCAGGTAAAAAAATATGTGGACACATTAAAGTCAGTCGGATGCTTTGCCGATTTAAGCACATTCGAAATAATAAAACGCCCATGGAAAGTTGACGGTTTGTCGGTGAGACCTGAGATGTGGATGTATAACCACAGTGCATTTATTGTAAGAGCACGGAAAACCAGCATCAATTAAATTTTGAATGAATATTAGCTTCAATGTTTTTGGTTCCCTCCCATTTTTTTAAGAAATATGTCAATTTATTGGTGAGAGAGTTGGGTGGTGAAGTGGTGAGATGGTGAGGTGGAGAAATAGGGAAATAGTTAATTAGTACTAAGTGTTAACAACCTCAACTACCCGTAAAACACCTAAGACCCCCCTAATACCAAGTTGCAGTCGAAAGTGTGATAAGCCCCAAAAAGCATAGTCACCTTTCGGAAGTGGGACTTTAGCCCCGCCACAGTATAATGTCTGTTGTCAAACAAAATCCCGTATGAGAGATTGCTTCGTATCCGCCCGAAGGCGGTTCCTCGCAATGTTCCGTGTTAAAAGTCAAGCATTTTTTGCAACCAAAGTTAAATTTTTTGCATGATCCGGATCATACGGTTTGCCACTTTTCAATACACCAAATGCCTGCCTTATCAACTTGTTCGCTACTGCTATTAAGGCAACCTTTTTAGGCTTACCTTTAGCTACAAGTCTCTCATATAATTCTGCGCATGATTTATTATACTTGCAAGCTGAAAGTGAGCATAAATACAGTATCGTCCGCATATAGCCGTTGCCCTTCTTCGATATTTTACCTCTGCCATTGACCGATGTCCCTGACTGGTAAATACTGGGACATATACCCACAAAACTCGTTACATCCTTACCTCTATCAAAATTTGCAAAACCGTTTAATTTGCCCAAAATCACTCCTGTCAGCTTTAACCCAACTCCAGGAATACTCGAAAGCAATTTATACTCTTCGACATACTTCTCCCGCAGCAATATGTCTAATTCTTTTTCTATCTTTTTTATCTCTTTCTTAAAATTCTCTATAAGTTTTTTATAAGCATTTAGTGTGCTATTGTCTTTGAAAGGTAAATATTCAATCGCTTCAATCTGGTTACTCAACATATTTATCTGCTTATGAAAATCTTCCACCGCTTTAAGTTTCATATCTATCTTATAATAGTCTATATCCCGGGGAGAAAATAGCCAATCATCTCCGTTAATATAACCATACTCCGCTATCAAACGGGCATCGGCTTTGTCTGTCTTTGCACGTTTTAAATTCATCTGTGAGTACCTCTTTATTACAAGAGGATTCGCTACACTTACAATATAACCACATTCCTTGCTCAAATGGGTTGCTAATCTTAAATGGTATACTCCCGTATTTTCCAGCATAAAAAGAACTTTGGAAAAATCTATTCCCTTCTCCTTCTTAACAAAATCATTAAAAAATGATTTTACCGTGTTTCTTGTCTCATAGCTTATGTGACTCTTGCCATCATATAAGCTGATTGACAACGTTTCCTTGGATACATCAATTCCCACTACTTTTTCATAGCTCTTCATCGTAAAGCTCCTCATTTTTTTACTTGAGCTTTGCTTTCCTATACGCTATCATCGTAACACATGCAGGCTTTATGCCTAATGTTCCGTTCAGGTTTCGGAAAGCTGAAGGTGGGGACAACATTGCGAACGGTTTCGTTGAACCAATGACAATCATGTCCTTTATCACCTTCAGTGCTCTAGAACCTTATACAACTTTTTAATAGCCTGTTAAACAATTTTTCCTACTTTCTTAATATACGATGACAAGCTAAGAGTGTAATCTATATAATAACAATTCCCATGTTTCTGCTAATTCAACAATCTCAACCTATTCAACCGCCTCAACCTCTGCCTTTACCTTTACCTATACCTATACCTATACCTTTGCCTTTACCTCTGCCTTCGCTCTTAGCACTTTTAAGCTTTTTACCAATAACCAATAACCAATACACCCATCACCTATCAACAATTTCAACCGCCTCAACGTTTACTCTGTGAGTTTGGATCAATCCCGGATGCGGGGGTTCAGCCCCGCCCAAGAATAACATCAATTTCCAAACGGAATTCCGTAAGGGAGATTGCTTCGTATCCGCCCGAAGGCGGTTCCTCGCAATGACGAGCTAACAGTGTAATCTATATAATAACAATTCCCATGTTTCTGCTAATTCAACAATCTCAACCTATTCAACCGCCTCAACCTCTGCCTTTACCTTTACCTATACCTTTGCCTCTGCCTTCGCTCTTAGCACTTTTAAGCTTTTTACCAATAACCAATAACCAATACACCCATCACCTATCAACAATTTCAACCGCCTCAACTCTGCCTTTACCTTTACCTCTGCCTTCGCTCTTAGCACTTCACTCTTAGCTCTTGGAGACTGCCTATCCTTTCTGGCACTATTTTTGCTTATAAAATTATATGGTTGAAGTGGATAATTATTCATTAAACGGATGCAGTGTATATCATATTTTCAGGAACTTTCCCCTTTATGCTCTCTGGATTACTGACAAAAGTTCCGGCAATACAAGTATGCTTCTTCTGGAAGAGGATAAATTTCTTAAATTTACCAACTTTTCAAAACAAAAATTAAAAAATGAAGTCACTTTAAAATGCAACAACTGCACAAATTTTCATTGCAAAATTAACCACTGTAAAAATACTGCAGAATGTCTTTCCCAAATATTTTACGATTCATACGCTCATTACAGAAAATACAAAAGATATCCTCTGCAGATAAAGGGTTATGTCCTCAGAACACCGGAAGATAACTGTGAACAACACACTCATCCGCTTGAAATAAAAAATATCAGCGTCGGAGGAGTTCAATGCAAAGTCGGTGATGAAAAACTGGAGTTAGACATTAATGCCAAAATTAAAATCAACATATGCGACTGCAAATTAAAAGATTCTTCCAGGAACTGCAAAAGCTGCTATGAAAATGAATCAAACAAAACCCTTGAAGGGGAAATTGCCTGGATTCTGGATAAGAGATTCGGCGTTAAATTCACAAACAAAGAGAACATAAACGTAATAAACAGTATTATTGAAGATATCGACTGGGAAATAAGCAGCAAGGTGGCTATGCAGTAACTTTGCTCACCCTCCTTGTCAAAATGGATTCAACCGCATCATTTACCAAATGTGTGACGCCTGTGCTCTCCAAACTGTCAAGAATTACTCTGTATTCCTCCTCACTGAGCTGAGTAAATATTTCGACAACAGCTGGGTCAAAAAATGTGCCGAAATAATTTTTTACTACATCCATTGCCTCGTCAAATGTGTACGCCCTTTTATAAGGTCTTTTGGATATCAAAGCATCAAACACATCAGCCACACTGAATATCCTTGCCACCATAGGGATTTCCTCACCTTTTAAGCCTTTGGGGTAACCGGTACCGTCCCATTTTTCATGATGATACAGCACAAGATCATTAACGGCTGAGAGGACATCATCATCGGCCAGCAATTCATACCCTTTATAGACGTGTTTCTCAATAACCATTCTCTGAGCTTTGCTGAGTTTCTCTTTCTTAAAAAGAATTTCATCCGGAATACTGACCTTGCCAATATCATGCAGGTAAGCACCAATAACAAGCTGACCTATTTCATGTCTTCCAAGTCCCATTTTTTCCGCTATATAAATTGCAATAACCACAACCCTTTCACAATGACCTTCAGTTTCAACATCTTTCATTTCAAGAACTTTTGAAAGCGATTTGATACTGTTGAAATAAGATTTCCAGAGATAATTATAGGTATCTTTTAAACTTTTCTGATACGTACTCAGTATGTTCAGAGCTTTCTTAAACTGTGTGTATAGAATTATATATATAATAAAAGGTATTGTTAAGGCTATAAGCATAACGATTATTGTCTGAATTCCCAAAAACTGAAATCCGGGAAGTGGCAGGTAAGCTTCAACCACAGAAGTAACCTTGCCTTCATTTATAACCGGGACGTATATCTCAAGAAGATACCCCTTACCGGTTAAAAACGTATTTTCCTGTTTAGATGGTTTTGTAATTTCTTTTACGGGCTTTTTTGTCCTATAAACTTCACTAAGCTCTTTATCATATACAAAGGACTCATTTTCCATTTTTTTGTTAATGTGATCAAACACAATAGTGTTTCCTTTCCAGATTCTGAAATCGTACATTCCGTAATACCTTATAAAATCTTCGATATTTTCTTCTATTATATTTTCTTTGCCACGGAAACTGCCAGATTTATCAAGGATAGGCTTTATTTCACCGTCAACTATTTGCTGCATATCGTTAACCATATTTTTCTGATAGTTATCCAGCTCTACAAAATAAACGATAAAAGGAAGTGTAATAAGAAATAATCCTGAAAAAAAGATAACAAAAAATAGTGTCCTTCTGAAAAAACTTCGTCTCAACTCATCTACATATCCAGGCACCTTAACCCCTCAAAAATAATCAGTTTTAATAGTTTCTTGTTTATATATAAAATCACATCGGATGCGGGGGTTCAGCCCCGCCCAAAAATAACATCAGTTTCCAAACGGAAGCCCGTATGAGAGATTGCTTCGTATCCGCCCGAAGGCGGTTCCTCGCAATGACGAGCTAACAGTGTAATCTATATAATAACAATTCCCATGTTTCTGCTAATTCAACAATCTCAACCTCTGCCTTTACCTTTACCTTTACCTATACCTTTGCCTTTACCTTTGCCTTTGCCTTTGCCTTTACCTCTGCCCCTGCCATCCGGCTTCTCTTTAAAAGTAGCCGCCGTGGAAATGGCAGGTTATACAGGACACCTCTGGGTTGTTATTCACTGCATCCACATGGTCACTTCTATGACCGCTAAAACTACTATTTTTATGACAGGTATTAAAACAGAAATTCTGTATATCGTCTAACGAATTTACGGTAATTGAGGAAACAGTCAGCGTACCGGAGGCATCGTTGGTAGCAAAAGGAGCGCCGTTGTCTATATTCCAGTCGATCGAATCGGGCATCATCATATAGTTGCCGCTGTGGGGTTTGTGACAGGCCATACAAGGCAGATTTAGCCCCCGTCCTCCCCCATGTACGCCGTTAGGATAAGTGTTTGATACATTGATGGGTTCTCTGTTCAGATCAGTGCTTACTGTGAGGTCAGATCTGCCGGCGGGGCTTGAAGGGAAACTGCCGTTATGACATTTAAGGCAGAATTCATTCATCTGATAAAATTTGTTCCAGTAATTGCTTGTTTCATAATTAGTAGTTGACGGTTTAAAAGGTTTCAGTGTATCGGGGTCCACCAGAGACTCGATAACATCCCTAGTAGTAAGATCATCTTGTCTCACACCGTGGGGGCCGTGGCAGTTGATGCACTCCATTTGGGTATTATTATTCCCTTGGGCCGAAGATACCACATCGTGGGATTTATTATAGTACCTTTCATTATTATTTATTGTGCCACTCCATTCACCTTCATGGCATTCACCTGCAGGACTTTCGTCGCAGCTTGGGTTGCCGTAATAATTTGCGGTTCCGGAGAGTGTTCCGGGTGATGCGGCGGTATTGGCTTCAATATCGACGCCAGTCCCGCTCGGCACGGGAGCTCCGTTGAATGTGGATGTGCCGTGACAGATAAAGCAGAGCTGCTCTTCATTTCCTCTTAATAACTGTATTGTTCCCGCCCCGGTCTCCATAGCTTTTGCATTGTGTACATCGTGGCAATTATTGCAGGAATACTTTGCGTTTACCGGAGATGAAGTTACAATATAGCTGTGTGGAGAATCGGCAAAAAGCTGTGTACCTGTTTTCTTATCATGACAAGCGTCACAGAGTACATTTATGTCAGCATTGTTTAAAAAATATTGGGTTTCAGTATGGGGATCATGACAGGAGGTACATTCCACACGGCCGTTCTGCAGCTTGACAAAGCTCGGCAGAGAAGTTTCGCTGTTCAGCTGATTATCTGCCACCGTGGAATCGCTGTATAAAAATGAAATAGGATGGTCATCACTCAGGTCAGTGCCAAGAACGGCTGCGCCGGTAAGGGGATTAGAAAGACTTGTACCTTGTATCGTTCCGGAATATATCTGGTTCAAAGCTATTGTTCCATCGTGGCATGACAGACAGAGCCTTGAATTACCCGTAGGCTGGGTTTGGTTTGCTGTGGCTTCAAATGTTTTTGATGAATATACTGTATATGAGGCGTTGCTGAGATTCCTGTTCCATAAAGGCGCTTCACTTCTTGCATTATGAGGTGTATGACAGAATATGCAGATTCTTCTCTCAGTAGAAGACTTAACTGTGCCGGGACCTGAGACCGAAAGGTTATGGGGGGTATTTGCAATGCCGGCAAAAGTTATTCCCGCAGCAAAAATAAATAGAATAGTAAAAATGTATGTTTTTTTCATAATGCTCCTCCTGTGCTCAATTATATAGTAGCAAGAACGATACCACAAAAGCAGTACTAAGTATTTCAGTGCTAAGTTTACCCCGTTAAATGCCGTAGGCAAATGGCAAAGCCATTTATTTAACCGGGGGGCTAAGGTTGAGGTTGAGGTTGAGGTTGAGGTAGAGGTAGAGGTAGAGGTTGAGGTTGAGGTAGAGGTTGAGGTTGAGATAAAAGTTCAAGGTGCAATACCCACTCATACCAAGTTGCAGTCAAGAGAATAATAAACCCCAAAAAGCATAGTCATCTTTCGGAAGTGGGGGTTCAGCCCCGCCCGAGAATAACGTCAGTTTTCAAACGGAAGCCCGTATGAGAGATTGCTTCGTCTCCGCCCGGAGGCGGTTCCTCGCAATGACGAGCTAACGGTAAACATTGAACGTTACTGAGGCCAACCGGAAGTGGGGGTTCAGCCCCGCCACAGTATAACGCCTGCTTTCAAATTTTATCCCGTACATTTGCAGGGCTAAACCCCTGCCTCCTATAATACTTAACACTTCGCTCTTAGCACTTAGCGGTTAACCTTGAGATAAACTAAGGACATTTTTGACGACAAATTTCTGTCTTTTTATCTCATCCACACTGCCGTCCTCCTTCTCTATTTTCACGCTCAAACCCATTTCACTCTCTCACTATCTCCCCATTTCTTCCTTTACCTTTACCTTTACCTTTACCTTTACCTTTGCCTCTACCTTCGCTCTTCGCTCTTATCTCTTAGCGCTTAACACTTAGCACTATATTTATTCATATACTTTATACATCTTAACCCGGGAATTATACAAATCACTCACATACAGCTCATCTTCATAACAATATACCCTTTCAGGCATATAAAATTTTATCGGAGAATTACCCGTTTCACCGAGGAAATAGAGTAATTGCCCCTCCGTATTAAATATCTGGAAATTGTCAAAATCAGCATCCGTTATGTACAATCTGTCATACTTGCCCAGACATAAACCTTTGGGTTTGGAAAACTGCCCCGGCTTCATGCCGATCTCACCGAAGGTTTTAAGTCTTTTACCGTTATAGTTAAACACAACAACCCTGAAATTCATGGAATCCAGTACATAAACCTTTTTCTCTTTAGTATTCAAATCGATATCCAGAGGATAATTTAATTTGCCTCCAAAAGAGTTTAAGATATTCCCGTTCAAATCGGTAACTATTATCGTATTTCTTTTCGTATCGGCTAAGAATATTTTCTGGTTATTATGGTCCACCTTTATGGCAACAGGCTTTTTCATCTGTATATCCAGGAATTTGGACTTTTCGGTTAGAACATTATAGCGGATAATGTAATTTTTTTCGGAATCCACTATGAACAAGTCATTCCCCTCAAAATCTAAATCCACCGGCGATTTTAAATGTTTTCCATCAATGGTGCCGATAATATCAAGGGACATATCACTTCTGTCTATAAGATTAATAACGCCGTACATAATATCGCTGACGGCAATGAAAGAATCGTTTGCGGCAACAGCGAAAGGTCTGTGCAATGGCTTGACGTCATAACCAATGCCGAAAAATTTCTCCCAGAAGCTTCTGTTTTCATAGATAAAATCGGTATCAATTACCTTTTCAAGACTAATCTTGGGATCAGCCATATCCGGCCAGAAATACGTGCTGAATTTATCAACCTGAGGCTGCTTTGCTACACAGGCGATACTGCTAACTGTCAGTAGAATTAAGCATAATCTTTTTAACAGAAACCTCATTTTTCATCCTCTTCATTATAGCGTTATATCTCTCTTTAAACTTACTTTTTTCCATAATCTGCCTGATATTACTCTTTACTTCTTCATAAGGTACAGGCTCATTGTTAAATCTTTTTACAGCTTTAACAACAAGATAGCCATATATATTTTCATAAGGTCCTCCGAACTCCCCTTTATTCAGGGACAGTATTTTACCCACAGGATAGCCCTTGGTAAATTTGTATACTCTCTGCTTGAGAGGAAATGTCCCGTTGTCACACATCTGAAAACCTCTTTTTTCTCTGCCGTTCTTCATGAGCTGCAAAACCATCTCCACTTTATCTTTTTTCTGTTTCATCTGATCCTTGTCAAGATTTCTGGCGTCCGCTTCAATAAGACAATTCTTTACCATTACAGACTCACCCAGCATAAACATGCCCTTATTGTTATTATAATAATCTTCTAATTTTTTGTCCTCTATCTGCAGGTTCTTCATATAATAATTTTTAAAAACAGATTTAACGTTCATATCGATGTGTGTATCACGTAAAATTTCCTTAGAGATTCCGTTAGATTTTAAAGCCTTTTCAAACCCACCTTCCGAGTTAAATCTTTGCCTTATCGTTTCAATAATTTTATCAGCTTTATCTTTGACTTTTTCAAATACCTCAGGTTTATTTTCTTTTAAATACACTCTCAAAAGCCTTGCATCAACAGCCTTATTAAGAGCATCATCCCAGTATTTTTTCTTATCCAGACTGCCCGCATGAAACTTCCCAACGGGAACTACTGTATTTACAAAACTTTTCACTTCAAAAAGTGATATATTGTCGCTGCCAACTTTGGCAGCTGTCTTCACATCATTTGGCGATGCATAGCTAACCGCGGCGGCCGCGATAACCAATACCAAAACTTTTGCGTATTTCAAAATAAATGACATCTTCGACTCTCCTGTTATTGTTTTCTGTGGTTTCGTTT is from Flexistipes sinusarabici DSM 4947 and encodes:
- a CDS encoding cytochrome c3 family protein; this translates as MKKTYIFTILFIFAAGITFAGIANTPHNLSVSGPGTVKSSTERRICIFCHTPHNARSEAPLWNRNLSNASYTVYSSKTFEATANQTQPTGNSRLCLSCHDGTIALNQIYSGTIQGTSLSNPLTGAAVLGTDLSDDHPISFLYSDSTVADNQLNSETSLPSFVKLQNGRVECTSCHDPHTETQYFLNNADINVLCDACHDKKTGTQLFADSPHSYIVTSSPVNAKYSCNNCHDVHNAKAMETGAGTIQLLRGNEEQLCFICHGTSTFNGAPVPSGTGVDIEANTAASPGTLSGTANYYGNPSCDESPAGECHEGEWSGTINNNERYYNKSHDVVSSAQGNNNTQMECINCHGPHGVRQDDLTTRDVIESLVDPDTLKPFKPSTTNYETSNYWNKFYQMNEFCLKCHNGSFPSSPAGRSDLTVSTDLNREPINVSNTYPNGVHGGGRGLNLPCMACHKPHSGNYMMMPDSIDWNIDNGAPFATNDASGTLTVSSITVNSLDDIQNFCFNTCHKNSSFSGHRSDHVDAVNNNPEVSCITCHFHGGYF
- a CDS encoding peptidyl-prolyl cis-trans isomerase, with protein sequence MSFILKYAKVLVLVIAAAAVSYASPNDVKTAAKVGSDNISLFEVKSFVNTVVPVGKFHAGSLDKKKYWDDALNKAVDARLLRVYLKENKPEVFEKVKDKADKIIETIRQRFNSEGGFEKALKSNGISKEILRDTHIDMNVKSVFKNYYMKNLQIEDKKLEDYYNNNKGMFMLGESVMVKNCLIEADARNLDKDQMKQKKDKVEMVLQLMKNGREKRGFQMCDNGTFPLKQRVYKFTKGYPVGKILSLNKGEFGGPYENIYGYLVVKAVKRFNNEPVPYEEVKSNIRQIMEKSKFKERYNAIMKRMKNEVSVKKIMLNSTDS
- a CDS encoding IS110 family transposase, which gives rise to MRSFTMKSYEKVVGIDVSKETLSISLYDGKSHISYETRNTVKSFFNDFVKKEKGIDFSKVLFMLENTGVYHLRLATHLSKECGYIVSVANPLVIKRYSQMNLKRAKTDKADARLIAEYGYINGDDWLFSPRDIDYYKIDMKLKAVEDFHKQINMLSNQIEAIEYLPFKDNSTLNAYKKLIENFKKEIKKIEKELDILLREKYVEEYKLLSSIPGVGLKLTGVILGKLNGFANFDRGKDVTSFVGICPSIYQSGTSVNGRGKISKKGNGYMRTILYLCSLSACKYNKSCAELYERLVAKGKPKKVALIAVANKLIRQAFGVLKSGKPYDPDHAKNLTLVAKNA
- a CDS encoding tRNA (adenine-N1)-methyltransferase; this translates as MKNINYGDRVILIDHKSRRHMVKLKETGRFSSQYGFIDHNDIIEAGDGGTAKTNKNFRYRIFSTTYTDYVMNLKRKAQIIYPKDTAQMLMEADIYPGLHVLESGIGQGALSMALLRALSNQGKLITYEIREDFAEQSKKFIDDFCNDFTEIHEIKLGNIYEGFEGTYDRILLDVPEPWHVIEHTENGLVNGGLIVVYIPTILQVKKYVDTLKSVGCFADLSTFEIIKRPWKVDGLSVRPEMWMYNHSAFIVRARKTSIN
- a CDS encoding HD-GYP domain-containing protein, with the protein product MPGYVDELRRSFFRRTLFFVIFFSGLFLITLPFIVYFVELDNYQKNMVNDMQQIVDGEIKPILDKSGSFRGKENIIEENIEDFIRYYGMYDFRIWKGNTIVFDHINKKMENESFVYDKELSEVYRTKKPVKEITKPSKQENTFLTGKGYLLEIYVPVINEGKVTSVVEAYLPLPGFQFLGIQTIIVMLIALTIPFIIYIILYTQFKKALNILSTYQKSLKDTYNYLWKSYFNSIKSLSKVLEMKDVETEGHCERVVVIAIYIAEKMGLGRHEIGQLVIGAYLHDIGKVSIPDEILFKKEKLSKAQRMVIEKHVYKGYELLADDDVLSAVNDLVLYHHEKWDGTGYPKGLKGEEIPMVARIFSVADVFDALISKRPYKRAYTFDEAMDVVKNYFGTFFDPAVVEIFTQLSEEEYRVILDSLESTGVTHLVNDAVESILTRRVSKVTA
- a CDS encoding PilZ domain-containing protein, translated to MVEVDNYSLNGCSVYHIFRNFPLYALWITDKSSGNTSMLLLEEDKFLKFTNFSKQKLKNEVTLKCNNCTNFHCKINHCKNTAECLSQIFYDSYAHYRKYKRYPLQIKGYVLRTPEDNCEQHTHPLEIKNISVGGVQCKVGDEKLELDINAKIKINICDCKLKDSSRNCKSCYENESNKTLEGEIAWILDKRFGVKFTNKENINVINSIIEDIDWEISSKVAMQ